Proteins encoded together in one Yersinia mollaretii ATCC 43969 window:
- a CDS encoding sigma-54-dependent transcriptional regulator, producing MSGCDDNSSINVIGSSPALNQLLRLVDRVAPSQQNILICGPTGCGKEVIAQLIHQRSKNPSAPFIDLNCGAIPEYLVEAELFGHIKGAFTGASGDRRGHLDMVGRGTLFLDEIGEMPLSVQPKLLRALETRTFRPIGSSEVRQFKGRVVAATHRNLLTQIKSGIFREDLYYRLGVITLDIPALSQRREDIPALIEYFASLQTHPLVFNAHAMSHLQQYPWPGNVRELRNLVDRLAALSDTHLITREVLDTFMPTAQLEMKFSSDLLADAMLALPGGDKLVVVEQLLIERALQRTTGNKTAAAQLLGISRKSVERRIQGRRDKRPVARQHLQEGMRLMQCAAYPAAIADLQKGLHLLVGITLDEEVRQLHYSFYRQLSLCYQILQGWLSHDALKYHNDAISLGKKIGDESELAGLFFWRWSAKLMVLDLPQARALAQELLQRGQSEKTVLIWSEAHIALASVQFWLGDNQEVLACLLRSKLLSTPSEYADQQSIDLVGMALTLEGLALFQLGKFKRAKERARQLELRATDGNITAFHRVISLLGAAWLACLFEDSDRLAPLTRALETQAQHYGFTFYQGLGKVLKGGYLLMQQDYIQAEQSIIDGYDAHISCHGGKLFHSFQAWKRGELLLLSGEPQQCDALISQALDVAFKHQERAYLSELIVIKARARWALDDLIGAEHGFRRAIATAQTLGIVPVQIVATHELANLLAQTQRKPEAITLLSRVLKSVDPRGGPPSLRRATQLLSELEQRA from the coding sequence ATGTCGGGATGCGATGATAATTCATCAATTAATGTTATTGGTTCGTCCCCCGCGCTTAATCAACTTTTACGCTTAGTCGATCGGGTTGCACCATCACAACAAAACATACTGATTTGTGGCCCGACAGGGTGCGGAAAAGAAGTTATTGCCCAATTGATACACCAGCGCAGTAAAAACCCCTCGGCACCTTTTATTGATCTCAACTGTGGTGCAATCCCGGAATATTTGGTCGAAGCTGAGCTATTTGGCCATATTAAAGGCGCATTTACGGGGGCATCAGGGGATCGGCGCGGCCATTTAGACATGGTCGGCAGGGGTACCCTATTTTTAGATGAAATTGGTGAAATGCCACTGTCGGTGCAACCTAAGCTGCTTCGTGCATTGGAAACTCGCACATTTCGTCCGATTGGCAGCAGTGAAGTGCGCCAATTTAAAGGGCGAGTGGTGGCGGCGACGCACCGAAACCTCCTGACCCAAATCAAAAGCGGCATTTTCAGGGAGGATCTCTACTACCGTTTAGGGGTCATCACGCTGGATATTCCCGCCCTCAGCCAGCGCAGAGAAGATATCCCCGCCTTAATTGAGTATTTCGCTTCCCTGCAAACTCACCCGTTAGTTTTCAATGCTCACGCGATGTCCCACTTACAGCAGTATCCCTGGCCGGGTAATGTGCGGGAGTTGCGCAATTTAGTCGACAGACTGGCGGCGTTATCGGATACCCACTTAATCACACGCGAAGTGCTGGACACCTTTATGCCCACCGCGCAATTGGAGATGAAATTTTCATCGGATCTGCTTGCTGATGCCATGTTGGCCCTGCCGGGGGGCGATAAATTAGTGGTGGTGGAGCAGCTATTGATTGAGCGCGCATTGCAGCGGACGACCGGTAATAAAACGGCCGCCGCCCAGTTATTGGGGATCAGCCGCAAATCAGTTGAGCGGAGAATTCAAGGGCGAAGGGATAAACGGCCCGTAGCGCGACAACATTTGCAGGAAGGAATGCGGTTAATGCAGTGTGCTGCTTACCCTGCCGCCATTGCAGATTTACAAAAAGGATTACACCTGCTGGTGGGGATTACCTTAGATGAAGAGGTTCGGCAGCTTCACTACAGCTTCTATCGCCAGCTCAGTCTCTGCTATCAAATCTTGCAGGGTTGGTTAAGCCATGATGCCCTTAAATATCATAATGATGCGATTTCATTGGGTAAAAAAATAGGCGATGAGTCGGAGTTGGCAGGGCTGTTTTTTTGGCGCTGGTCGGCAAAACTGATGGTCCTTGATTTGCCTCAGGCCCGTGCGCTGGCTCAGGAGTTACTGCAACGAGGCCAGAGTGAAAAAACCGTGCTGATATGGAGCGAAGCCCACATTGCATTGGCCAGTGTGCAGTTTTGGCTGGGGGATAATCAGGAGGTCTTAGCCTGCTTATTGCGCAGCAAATTACTGAGTACCCCCAGCGAATATGCGGATCAACAGAGTATCGATCTGGTCGGTATGGCGCTCACGCTGGAGGGATTGGCACTCTTTCAACTGGGTAAATTTAAGCGAGCCAAAGAGCGAGCACGACAACTTGAGTTACGTGCGACGGATGGAAATATTACGGCTTTTCATCGCGTTATCTCTCTACTAGGGGCAGCATGGCTGGCCTGCCTATTTGAGGACAGTGACAGATTAGCCCCACTTACCCGCGCATTAGAAACACAAGCACAGCACTATGGCTTTACGTTTTATCAGGGGCTGGGGAAGGTGTTGAAAGGGGGCTATCTGCTGATGCAGCAGGATTATATTCAGGCAGAGCAGTCTATAATTGACGGCTATGATGCCCACATATCTTGTCACGGAGGAAAGCTATTTCACTCTTTTCAAGCATGGAAACGTGGCGAGCTATTGTTGTTATCAGGCGAGCCACAACAGTGTGATGCCCTCATTTCTCAGGCGCTGGATGTCGCATTTAAGCATCAAGAGCGTGCCTATCTCAGCGAGCTAATCGTCATCAAAGCCCGCGCCAGATGGGCACTGGATGACCTTATCGGCGCGGAACACGGCTTTCGTCGCGCCATCGCCACCGCGCAAACCTTGGGCATCGTGCCCGTACAAATTGTGGCAACCCACGAACTGGCTAACTTATTAGCGCAAACACAGCGAAAACCTGAAGCCATTACCCTACTTTCCCGCGTTCTGAAAAGTGTCGATCCTCGTGGGGGGCCACCCTCTCTCCGCCGGGCAACACAACTGCTCTCTGAGTTAGAGCAACGGGCATGA
- a CDS encoding helix-turn-helix transcriptional regulator: MENKLSQSLEMLIRFWEHSSEPWGIRDNQSRFIYANPRYHKLLALPNKYSIEGRVDSELPAPTAEFQGEFQQQDRQVELSQDRITSVEIHLLDGLSYFTPYFCDKYPLIDEKGVSQGTVFHGRPVADTMLTRLTKIKIPTSLVFTPPSELFTQREWEVLFYILHTFSSSEIGKKLHLSPRTICNITQSIYRKAGVTSKRQIIEYCYENKINNFVPQSFFEYSGSFPLM; this comes from the coding sequence ATGGAGAATAAGCTATCCCAATCACTTGAGATGTTAATTCGATTTTGGGAGCACAGTTCAGAGCCTTGGGGGATAAGGGATAACCAATCAAGATTTATTTATGCAAACCCCAGATATCATAAATTATTAGCCCTACCCAATAAATACAGTATTGAAGGAAGAGTCGATAGTGAGCTTCCCGCACCCACTGCCGAGTTTCAAGGTGAATTTCAACAGCAAGATCGTCAGGTAGAATTATCACAGGATCGCATTACATCAGTTGAAATCCACTTACTTGATGGGCTTTCCTATTTCACCCCCTATTTCTGCGATAAATACCCGTTAATTGATGAAAAGGGAGTCTCTCAAGGTACAGTTTTTCATGGCAGACCCGTGGCTGACACCATGTTGACCCGCTTAACTAAAATAAAAATCCCCACCTCGTTGGTATTCACCCCACCATCAGAACTTTTTACCCAAAGAGAGTGGGAGGTACTGTTTTATATCTTACATACATTCTCAAGCTCAGAGATCGGGAAAAAGCTCCATTTATCCCCAAGAACCATCTGCAATATCACCCAAAGTATCTATCGGAAGGCGGGTGTCACCAGTAAGCGGCAGATCATCGAGTATTGTTATGAAAACAAAATCAATAATTTCGTGCCGCAGAGCTTCTTTGAATACTCTGGTTCATTTCCATTAATGTAA
- a CDS encoding DUF7164 domain-containing protein, whose translation MSVKDKQIGIMTYIDNSEKMLEDFSWLYKSWIHSGCWQTSDLIVVHHPALADKLPQESGIVLIPLEPVSQHDPQFQNYHFINSIACLSGPHIDTVLKRYSWLLRTDADVFLTHHLANFTPLYPVHGRGNYHFTANFREKMLDFCLRHGVEHRQHFGCGHSVMLSSELMISFLQRQMHWCRKLAEDFGPDRANWGAWPGWYRGVLTMYAAEIAANERWPDYLQDGRERILDMPSCTEGNIDTLTLHIHATHGDTLFSKFRYRAGEYADIDPTTLDRRRVDHYCTWICLTPIEAIKAQAGYIE comes from the coding sequence GTGAGCGTTAAGGATAAACAAATCGGCATCATGACCTACATCGACAATTCGGAGAAGATGCTAGAAGATTTTAGTTGGCTATATAAAAGTTGGATTCACAGTGGTTGCTGGCAGACGTCTGATCTGATTGTGGTTCATCATCCTGCTCTGGCCGATAAGCTACCACAAGAGTCAGGTATTGTCCTGATACCGCTGGAGCCTGTTTCACAGCATGACCCTCAGTTCCAAAATTATCACTTTATCAACTCGATAGCCTGTCTCAGCGGACCCCATATTGACACTGTACTGAAGCGCTACTCATGGTTACTTCGTACCGATGCCGATGTTTTTCTGACTCATCATCTGGCGAATTTCACGCCACTTTATCCTGTCCATGGACGCGGGAATTACCATTTTACGGCTAATTTTCGTGAAAAAATGCTCGATTTTTGCCTGCGACACGGTGTGGAACATCGCCAGCATTTCGGTTGCGGGCATTCGGTGATGCTCAGTAGTGAGTTGATGATTTCGTTCTTACAACGCCAGATGCACTGGTGTCGCAAGTTGGCTGAAGATTTTGGTCCAGATAGAGCCAACTGGGGAGCCTGGCCGGGATGGTATCGTGGTGTTCTGACCATGTACGCTGCCGAAATTGCTGCCAACGAACGCTGGCCCGACTATCTTCAGGATGGCCGAGAGCGAATTCTGGATATGCCGAGCTGCACTGAGGGTAACATTGACACACTCACGCTGCACATTCACGCGACCCACGGTGACACGCTGTTTTCCAAGTTTCGCTACCGCGCAGGCGAGTATGCAGATATCGACCCCACCACACTCGATCGCCGCCGTGTTGATCACTACTGTACGTGGATCTGCCTGACACCGATTGAGGCAATAAAAGCACAAGCGGGCTATATCGAGTAG
- a CDS encoding helix-turn-helix transcriptional regulator: MDRELVESLEVLIRFWERSAEPWSVKDNKSRYIYANSKFNKLFGLPDDFCVTGRFDSELPTPIAQFSAEYQRQDRQVELLQDRITSVEVHLLDGLSYFTAYFYDKYPLIDENGVSQGVICHGRSVTNLILTRLNKIKMPVSLVLMQPLDLFTKREWEVLFYLIHTFSSVEIAKKLGLSSREVCHITQLIYKKVGISNKQQLVEYCYENKISNFVPKSFFEYSGPFPPNLKE, encoded by the coding sequence ATGGATAGAGAATTAGTCGAATCACTTGAAGTGTTAATACGATTTTGGGAGCGAAGTGCAGAACCCTGGAGCGTAAAAGATAATAAATCAAGATATATTTATGCAAATTCAAAATTCAATAAATTGTTTGGTTTGCCTGATGATTTTTGTGTGACAGGCCGATTCGACAGTGAACTTCCAACACCCATCGCACAATTTTCGGCTGAATATCAGCGACAAGATCGTCAAGTAGAGTTATTACAGGATCGCATCACGTCAGTTGAAGTCCATTTACTTGATGGGCTATCCTATTTCACCGCTTATTTCTATGATAAGTACCCGCTAATTGATGAAAATGGCGTATCTCAAGGGGTTATTTGCCATGGTAGATCAGTAACGAATTTAATATTGACTCGATTAAATAAAATAAAAATGCCTGTATCATTAGTATTAATGCAACCATTAGATTTGTTCACAAAAAGGGAGTGGGAAGTTTTGTTTTATCTTATACATACATTCTCAAGTGTTGAGATCGCTAAAAAACTCGGTCTATCATCACGAGAAGTTTGTCATATCACCCAACTGATTTATAAAAAGGTCGGTATCTCCAATAAGCAGCAACTTGTCGAATATTGCTATGAAAATAAAATCAGCAATTTTGTCCCGAAAAGTTTCTTCGAGTATTCAGGTCCTTTCCCACCAAATCTAAAAGAATGA
- a CDS encoding helix-turn-helix transcriptional regulator codes for MDKSLVDSLEMLIRFWEHSSEPWGVKDNQSRFVYTNPRLHRLYNLPANYSMEGRLDGELPSPVSEFQDEWQAHDRQVELVKDRISTVEIHLFDGRSYFQPYYCDKYPLIDEKGVSQGTVFHGRPVADTMLTRLTKIKIPISLVFTPPSEFFTQREWEVLFYILHSFSSSEIGKKLHLSPRTICNITQSIYRKAGVSSKRQVIEYCYENKINNYVPQSFFEYSGSFPLM; via the coding sequence ATGGATAAGTCTCTTGTAGATTCACTTGAAATGTTAATCCGATTTTGGGAGCACAGCTCAGAGCCATGGGGGGTGAAAGATAATCAATCAAGATTTGTTTATACAAACCCCAGACTGCATAGATTATATAATCTACCAGCTAATTACAGTATGGAAGGGCGACTCGATGGCGAACTTCCTTCACCCGTTTCAGAATTCCAAGATGAGTGGCAGGCACATGATCGTCAGGTGGAGTTAGTAAAAGATCGTATTAGCACAGTTGAGATACACCTATTTGATGGACGCTCCTACTTTCAACCTTATTATTGTGATAAATACCCGTTAATTGATGAAAAGGGAGTCTCTCAAGGTACAGTTTTTCATGGCAGACCCGTGGCTGACACCATGTTGACCCGCTTAACTAAAATAAAAATCCCCATATCATTGGTATTCACCCCACCATCAGAATTTTTTACCCAAAGAGAGTGGGAGGTGCTGTTTTATATCTTACATTCATTCTCAAGTTCAGAGATCGGGAAAAAACTCCATTTATCCCCAAGGACCATCTGCAATATCACCCAAAGTATCTATCGGAAGGCCGGTGTTTCCAGCAAACGGCAGGTCATTGAGTATTGTTATGAAAATAAGATCAATAATTACGTGCCGCAGAGCTTCTTTGAATATTCAGGCTCTTTTCCATTAATGTAA
- a CDS encoding helix-turn-helix domain-containing protein has protein sequence MNKDWHKQDILAAIRKEKGSLAELSRENGLSPCTLSNALTRPWPKGEMIIANAIGITPQEIWPSRFIDYRGHKIIRRIKKM, from the coding sequence ATGAACAAAGATTGGCACAAACAAGATATTTTAGCCGCAATCCGGAAAGAAAAAGGCTCTCTTGCTGAATTATCAAGAGAAAATGGGCTGTCTCCTTGTACGTTATCTAATGCTCTCACACGCCCTTGGCCAAAAGGTGAGATGATTATCGCCAATGCTATTGGTATCACACCTCAAGAGATATGGCCCAGTAGATTCATCGACTATAGAGGACATAAAATTATTAGAAGGATAAAGAAAATGTGA
- the recG gene encoding ATP-dependent DNA helicase RecG has translation MKGRLLDAVPLSTLSGVGASQAGKLAKMGLETIQDLLLHLPLRYEDRTQLYRIGDLLPGISVTVEGEVLRSDITFGRRRMMTCQISDGSGVLTLRFFNFNAAMKNSLSPGKHVIAYGEAKRGNTGPEIIHPEYRVHGENIGVELQESLTPVYPTTEGIRQATLRKLIDQALAMLDTTVIAELLPIELSRSLISLPEAIHTLHRPPANIQLVDLEQGKHPAQRRLIMEELLAHNLSMLAVRAGAQSYRALPLLAEDQLKPRFLAALPFTPTRAQQRVVAEIEQDMTHNFPMMRLIQGDVGSGKTLVAALAALRAIAHGKQVALMAPTELLAEQHANTFRQWLEPLGLEVGWLAGKQKGKARLAQQEAVASGQVSMVVGTHAMFQEQVKFSGLALVIIDEQHRFGVHQRLALWEKGEEQGFHPHQLIMTATPIPRTLAMTAYADLDTSVIDELPPGRTPVTTVAIPDTRRSDVIQRVKNACLEEGRQAYWVCTLIEESELLEAQAAEVTCEELKIALPEINVGLVHGRMKGPEKQAVMLAFKQGELQLLVATTVIEVGVDVPNASLMIIDNPERLGLAQLHQLRGRVGRGAVASHCVLLYKTPLSKTAQMRLQVLRDSNDGFVIAQRDLEIRGPGELLGTRQTGSAEFKVADLLRDQAMIPEVQRVARHLHQQYPEHARALIERWLPERTRYTNA, from the coding sequence ATGAAAGGCCGCCTACTGGATGCCGTACCCCTAAGTACACTTTCCGGTGTTGGCGCAAGTCAGGCTGGGAAACTGGCTAAAATGGGTCTGGAGACCATTCAAGACCTGCTGCTTCATCTGCCGCTACGTTATGAAGATCGCACACAGCTATACCGCATTGGCGATTTATTGCCCGGTATTTCGGTGACCGTAGAGGGCGAGGTTCTCCGTTCCGATATCACTTTTGGCCGCCGCCGCATGATGACCTGCCAGATCAGCGACGGCAGCGGCGTTCTCACCCTGCGCTTTTTTAACTTCAATGCCGCCATGAAAAATAGCCTGTCACCGGGCAAACATGTGATTGCCTATGGCGAAGCTAAACGGGGCAATACGGGGCCGGAGATCATTCACCCTGAATATAGAGTGCATGGCGAGAATATTGGCGTTGAGTTGCAGGAGTCGCTAACCCCAGTTTATCCCACCACTGAAGGTATACGTCAGGCAACGCTACGCAAGCTTATCGATCAGGCGCTGGCGATGCTGGATACCACTGTTATTGCTGAGCTACTGCCCATCGAACTGAGCCGCTCACTGATCAGTCTGCCGGAAGCGATTCATACTCTGCATCGCCCACCCGCGAATATTCAGTTGGTCGATTTAGAGCAGGGGAAACACCCCGCACAGCGGCGGCTGATTATGGAAGAGCTATTAGCCCATAATCTCAGCATGTTAGCCGTCAGAGCGGGGGCGCAAAGCTATCGGGCGCTGCCTTTATTGGCGGAAGATCAGCTTAAGCCCCGTTTTCTGGCCGCCCTGCCCTTTACCCCGACCCGCGCACAACAGCGGGTGGTGGCGGAAATTGAGCAAGATATGACGCACAATTTCCCGATGATGCGGCTGATTCAAGGGGATGTTGGCTCGGGTAAAACATTGGTTGCGGCGCTGGCAGCACTGCGCGCCATTGCTCACGGTAAGCAAGTCGCGTTGATGGCCCCTACCGAATTACTGGCAGAGCAACATGCGAATACCTTCCGTCAATGGTTGGAGCCGTTGGGCTTGGAAGTGGGCTGGTTGGCTGGGAAGCAAAAAGGCAAAGCGCGATTGGCGCAGCAAGAAGCCGTCGCCAGTGGTCAGGTTTCGATGGTTGTCGGCACCCACGCCATGTTTCAGGAGCAGGTGAAATTCTCTGGATTGGCGCTGGTGATTATTGATGAACAGCATCGTTTCGGCGTTCATCAGCGGCTCGCATTATGGGAGAAAGGTGAGGAGCAGGGCTTCCATCCGCATCAGCTCATTATGACGGCGACCCCGATTCCACGCACCTTGGCGATGACCGCCTATGCGGATCTCGACACCTCGGTGATTGATGAGCTGCCGCCCGGCAGGACACCCGTCACCACTGTCGCCATCCCAGATACCCGCCGCAGTGATGTGATTCAGCGAGTTAAAAATGCCTGTCTGGAGGAGGGCCGTCAGGCTTACTGGGTTTGTACTCTGATTGAAGAGTCTGAGCTGCTGGAAGCACAAGCCGCCGAGGTGACCTGCGAAGAGCTGAAAATTGCCCTGCCAGAGATTAATGTCGGCTTGGTTCATGGCCGAATGAAAGGTCCAGAAAAACAGGCGGTGATGCTGGCATTTAAGCAGGGTGAGTTGCAGCTATTGGTCGCGACCACGGTCATTGAGGTCGGGGTGGATGTGCCTAACGCCAGCCTGATGATCATCGACAACCCAGAACGTTTGGGGTTGGCGCAACTTCACCAATTACGTGGCCGCGTGGGCCGTGGTGCCGTTGCGTCACACTGCGTGTTGCTCTACAAAACGCCGCTCAGCAAAACCGCCCAGATGCGTTTGCAAGTACTGCGCGACAGTAATGATGGCTTTGTGATTGCTCAGCGAGACTTAGAGATCCGTGGCCCCGGCGAGTTATTGGGGACACGGCAGACCGGGAGTGCTGAGTTTAAAGTGGCTGATTTACTGCGCGATCAGGCCATGATTCCCGAAGTGCAGCGGGTCGCTCGCCATCTGCATCAGCAATACCCCGAACATGCGCGGGCACTGATTGAGCGGTGGTTGCCAGAGAGAACACGCTACACCAATGCCTAA
- the gltS gene encoding sodium/glutamate symporter, with amino-acid sequence MFHLDTYGTLVAACLVLLLGRKLVQTVPFLKKYTIPEPVAGGLLVAFMMLLMQKTLGWEISFDMSLKDPLMLAFFATIGLNANLASLRAGGKALSIFVFVVVGLLLVQNAIGVALAKLMGLDPLMGLLAGSITLSGGHGTGAAWSKVFVERYGFENATEVAMACATFGLVLGGLIGGPVARYLVKHSSTPDGTPEDSEVPSAFEKPSAGRMITSLVLVETIAMIAICLMVGGLISGWLQGTMFELPTFVCVLFVGVILSNTLSAIGFYKVFDRAVSVLGNVSLSLFLAMALMSLKLWELASLALPMLVILSAQAVAMALYAIFVTYRVMGKNYDAAVLAAGHCGFGLGATPTAIANMQAITDRFGPSHLAFLVVPMVGAFFIDIVNVIVIKLYLLLPIFPAVVG; translated from the coding sequence ATGTTTCATCTCGATACCTATGGCACGCTAGTCGCGGCCTGTTTGGTTTTATTGCTAGGCCGTAAACTCGTACAAACTGTCCCCTTCCTGAAGAAATACACTATTCCTGAACCGGTTGCCGGTGGTTTGCTTGTGGCTTTTATGATGCTGCTGATGCAAAAGACCCTCGGTTGGGAAATCAGTTTTGATATGTCGCTGAAAGATCCTCTGATGCTGGCCTTCTTCGCTACTATCGGTCTGAACGCCAATTTGGCGAGCCTACGCGCGGGCGGCAAGGCTCTGAGCATATTTGTCTTTGTGGTGGTGGGTTTGCTACTGGTGCAGAACGCCATTGGTGTGGCCCTCGCGAAATTAATGGGGCTAGACCCATTGATGGGGTTATTGGCCGGTTCCATTACCTTGTCGGGCGGGCACGGCACGGGTGCGGCATGGAGTAAAGTCTTCGTTGAGCGCTATGGTTTTGAAAACGCGACTGAAGTTGCCATGGCTTGCGCAACCTTTGGTTTGGTACTCGGTGGGCTGATTGGGGGGCCGGTGGCGCGTTATCTGGTCAAGCACTCCTCCACGCCGGATGGCACGCCCGAGGATAGCGAAGTGCCTTCCGCCTTCGAAAAACCTTCAGCTGGCCGAATGATTACCTCGCTGGTATTGGTCGAAACTATCGCCATGATTGCCATCTGTCTGATGGTGGGCGGCCTGATTTCTGGCTGGCTACAGGGCACGATGTTTGAGCTGCCCACTTTCGTCTGCGTGCTCTTTGTCGGGGTCATCCTCAGCAACACGCTGTCGGCCATCGGCTTCTACAAAGTCTTTGATCGTGCAGTCTCAGTGCTGGGTAATGTCAGTTTGTCACTGTTTTTGGCGATGGCGTTGATGAGCTTAAAACTTTGGGAATTGGCCTCATTGGCTCTGCCGATGTTGGTGATTCTGTCGGCGCAAGCCGTGGCGATGGCACTGTACGCGATTTTTGTCACTTATCGGGTGATGGGGAAAAACTATGATGCGGCTGTGTTGGCGGCGGGGCATTGTGGTTTTGGTTTAGGCGCGACACCGACCGCGATTGCCAATATGCAGGCCATTACTGACCGCTTTGGCCCGTCGCATTTAGCCTTCTTGGTAGTGCCAATGGTGGGTGCGTTCTTTATTGATATCGTAAATGTGATCGTGATTAAGCTCTATCTGTTACTGCCGATCTTCCCTGCGGTCGTGGGATAA
- a CDS encoding uracil-xanthine permease family protein produces the protein MSTQSAELDTPQPVTTRPSELIYRLEDRPPLAQTLFAACQHLLAMFVAVITPGLLICQALGLPAEDTQRIISMSLFASGLASLLQIKTWGPVGSGLLSIQGTSFNFVSPLIMGGLALKNGGADIPTMMAALFGTLMVASCTEIILSRFLHLARRIITPLVSGIVVMIIGLSLIQVGLTSIGGGYGAMSDHTFGAPKNLLLAGAVLVVIILLNRQRNPYLRVASLVIAMAVGYLLAWSLGMLPESRPVVDTALITIPTPLYYGLSFDWNLLVPLMLIFMVTSLETIGDITATSDVSEQPVHGPLYMKRLKGGVLANGLNSMLSAVFNTFPNSCFGQNNGVIQLTGVASRYVGFVVALMLIVLGLFPAVAGFVQHIPEPVLGGATLVMFGTIAASGVRIVSRETLNRRAIMIMALSLAVGMGVAQQPLILQFAPDWIKTLLSSGIAAGGITAIVLNLLFPQEK, from the coding sequence ATGTCTACGCAATCCGCCGAACTTGATACGCCACAGCCCGTCACCACTCGCCCTAGCGAACTGATTTATCGTTTAGAAGACCGCCCGCCACTGGCCCAAACACTGTTTGCCGCCTGTCAGCATTTATTGGCGATGTTTGTCGCGGTAATTACCCCCGGTCTGCTGATTTGTCAGGCACTCGGATTGCCGGCGGAAGATACCCAACGCATTATCAGTATGTCCCTGTTCGCATCAGGTCTAGCCTCACTGCTACAAATTAAGACTTGGGGGCCGGTAGGCTCTGGCCTGCTATCCATTCAGGGCACCAGTTTTAACTTTGTTTCTCCATTGATCATGGGTGGGTTGGCGCTGAAAAATGGGGGAGCGGATATCCCAACCATGATGGCAGCGCTGTTCGGCACCCTGATGGTGGCCTCCTGCACCGAGATTATCCTCTCCCGCTTCCTGCATCTGGCGCGCCGCATTATCACGCCGCTGGTCTCCGGTATTGTGGTGATGATTATCGGCCTGTCATTGATTCAAGTTGGGCTGACATCTATTGGTGGCGGTTATGGCGCGATGAGCGACCATACATTTGGCGCACCGAAAAATCTGCTGTTGGCGGGTGCGGTCTTGGTGGTGATTATTCTGCTGAATCGCCAACGTAACCCCTATCTGCGTGTCGCTTCGCTGGTGATCGCCATGGCGGTGGGTTACCTGCTGGCTTGGTCGCTGGGGATGCTGCCTGAAAGCCGCCCAGTGGTAGACACAGCGCTGATTACCATTCCCACGCCGTTGTACTATGGGTTGTCTTTTGACTGGAATCTGCTGGTGCCGCTGATGCTGATCTTTATGGTGACCTCATTGGAAACCATCGGCGATATTACCGCCACCTCCGATGTGTCAGAGCAGCCGGTTCATGGCCCGCTGTATATGAAACGCCTTAAGGGCGGTGTGCTGGCGAATGGGTTGAACTCCATGCTGTCGGCGGTGTTTAACACCTTCCCTAACTCCTGTTTCGGCCAGAATAATGGGGTGATTCAGTTGACCGGTGTTGCCAGCCGTTATGTCGGTTTTGTGGTGGCGCTGATGCTGATCGTGTTGGGCCTGTTCCCTGCCGTGGCTGGGTTTGTGCAGCATATTCCTGAGCCAGTGCTGGGCGGCGCAACTCTCGTGATGTTCGGCACTATTGCCGCCTCTGGCGTGCGGATCGTGTCGCGCGAAACCCTTAATCGCCGTGCAATTATGATTATGGCGCTCTCATTGGCGGTTGGTATGGGCGTGGCACAGCAACCTTTGATCCTGCAATTTGCCCCTGACTGGATCAAAACCCTGCTCTCTTCTGGGATTGCTGCCGGGGGTATTACTGCCATCGTCCTTAACCTACTCTTCCCACAAGAAAAATAA